A stretch of the Oncorhynchus clarkii lewisi isolate Uvic-CL-2024 chromosome 9, UVic_Ocla_1.0, whole genome shotgun sequence genome encodes the following:
- the LOC139416649 gene encoding cell division control protein 42 homolog isoform X3, with protein sequence MQTIKCVVVGDGAVGKTCLLISYTTNKFPSEYVPTVFDNYAVTVMIGGEPYTLGLFDTAGQEDYDRLRPLSYPQTDVFLVCFSSVSPSSFENVKEKWVPEITHHCPKTPFLLVGTQIDLRDDPSTVEKLAKNKQKPISPETAEKLARDLKAVKYVECSALTQRGLKNVFDEAILAALEPPETQRKCCLF encoded by the exons ATGCAGACGATTAAATGTGTTGTGGTTGGAGATGGAGCGGTGGGAAAAACCTGCCTTTTGATTTCATACACAACCAACAAATTCCCCTCTGAATATGTACCAACA GTGTTTGATAACTATGCAGTAACTGTCATGATTGGAGGTGAACCTTACACCCTAGGATTATTTGATACTGCGG GTCAGGAGGATTATGACAGGTTACGGCCTTTGAGCTATCCCCAGACTGATGTTTTCCTAGTTTGTTTCTCTAGTGTTTCACCCTCTTCATTTGAGAATGTTAAAGAAAAG TGGGTACCTGAAATCACTCACCACTGTCCGAAGACACCATTCCTGCTGGTTGGAACTCAGATTGACCTGAGAGATGACCCTTCCACAGTAGAGAAGCTGGCCAAGAACAAACAGAAGCCCATCAGCCCTGAGACAGCTGAGAAGCTCGCCCGTGACCTGAAAGCAGTCAAATACGTTGAGTGCTCTGCCCTAACACAG CGAGGTCTGAAGAATGTATTTGATGAAGCTATCCTAGCAGCTCTAGAACCCCCTGAAACCCAGAGAAAGTGCTGTCTGTTTTGA
- the LOC139416649 gene encoding cell division control protein 42 homolog isoform X1, with protein MCNSPSDLRPAAIQRLVCRKRTRRRKRHTENTNMQTIKCVVVGDGAVGKTCLLISYTTNKFPSEYVPTVFDNYAVTVMIGGEPYTLGLFDTAGQEDYDRLRPLSYPQTDVFLVCFSSVSPSSFENVKEKWVPEITHHCPKTPFLLVGTQIDLRDDPSTVEKLAKNKQKPISPETAEKLARDLKAVKYVECSALTQKGLKNVFDEAILAALEPPEPKKRRKCVLL; from the exons ATGTGTAATTCTCCCTCCGATCTGAGACCGGCAGCAATACAGCGTCTAGTCTGCCGGAAACGCACAAGAAGAAGAAAGAG ACATACAGAGAACACAAATATGCAGACGATTAAATGTGTTGTGGTTGGAGATGGAGCGGTGGGAAAAACCTGCCTTTTGATTTCATACACAACCAACAAATTCCCCTCTGAATATGTACCAACA GTGTTTGATAACTATGCAGTAACTGTCATGATTGGAGGTGAACCTTACACCCTAGGATTATTTGATACTGCGG GTCAGGAGGATTATGACAGGTTACGGCCTTTGAGCTATCCCCAGACTGATGTTTTCCTAGTTTGTTTCTCTAGTGTTTCACCCTCTTCATTTGAGAATGTTAAAGAAAAG TGGGTACCTGAAATCACTCACCACTGTCCGAAGACACCATTCCTGCTGGTTGGAACTCAGATTGACCTGAGAGATGACCCTTCCACAGTAGAGAAGCTGGCCAAGAACAAACAGAAGCCCATCAGCCCTGAGACAGCTGAGAAGCTCGCCCGTGACCTGAAAGCAGTCAAATACGTTGAGTGCTCTGCCCTAACACAG AAAGGACTAAAGAATGTGTTTGATGAGGCAATACTGGCTGCCCTGGAGCCTCCGGAACCCAAGAAGAGGCGCAAATGTGTGCTGCTCTGA
- the LOC139416649 gene encoding cell division control protein 42 homolog isoform X2 yields the protein MQTIKCVVVGDGAVGKTCLLISYTTNKFPSEYVPTVFDNYAVTVMIGGEPYTLGLFDTAGQEDYDRLRPLSYPQTDVFLVCFSSVSPSSFENVKEKWVPEITHHCPKTPFLLVGTQIDLRDDPSTVEKLAKNKQKPISPETAEKLARDLKAVKYVECSALTQKGLKNVFDEAILAALEPPEPKKRRKCVLL from the exons ATGCAGACGATTAAATGTGTTGTGGTTGGAGATGGAGCGGTGGGAAAAACCTGCCTTTTGATTTCATACACAACCAACAAATTCCCCTCTGAATATGTACCAACA GTGTTTGATAACTATGCAGTAACTGTCATGATTGGAGGTGAACCTTACACCCTAGGATTATTTGATACTGCGG GTCAGGAGGATTATGACAGGTTACGGCCTTTGAGCTATCCCCAGACTGATGTTTTCCTAGTTTGTTTCTCTAGTGTTTCACCCTCTTCATTTGAGAATGTTAAAGAAAAG TGGGTACCTGAAATCACTCACCACTGTCCGAAGACACCATTCCTGCTGGTTGGAACTCAGATTGACCTGAGAGATGACCCTTCCACAGTAGAGAAGCTGGCCAAGAACAAACAGAAGCCCATCAGCCCTGAGACAGCTGAGAAGCTCGCCCGTGACCTGAAAGCAGTCAAATACGTTGAGTGCTCTGCCCTAACACAG AAAGGACTAAAGAATGTGTTTGATGAGGCAATACTGGCTGCCCTGGAGCCTCCGGAACCCAAGAAGAGGCGCAAATGTGTGCTGCTCTGA